GAGGCTTGGATTGGATTGTTAGGTTTGCTGCCGATCGCTATTGGTATTAGTCATTTATTGAGCCGCGAAGTGGAGGCGGAGTCAATACAAGCTGTGTCTGTTTTATCATCTACTGCTCCATCTCACCCCCGCAAGAAATCACTATTGGCAACAATACGCGATCCCCATACTTATCGTGTATCGGCAGTCACTATAGCCAATGGTGGAAACAACATAGGGATTTACGTACCATTGTTTGCTAGTAGTAATCTCCCAAGTTTAGGCGTAATTTTATGTGTGTGCTATGCAACTGTTGGGCTGTGGTGCTTCCTCTCTTATAACTTGACTAGTAATCCTTTGTTGGCTCCTGTTTTAACTCGCTATGGTCGCAAAGTCTTTCCATTTGTGCTGATCTATCTGGGATTATCCATCCTGATTAAAAGTGGCACATTTCAACTTTTACCTAGTTTCGCAATGTTTTTCCGTTAGGCTTATGGGAAATGTTACCTTGACTATCGTATCTGTAGGTGTTAGTGATGTTTTTCAGTAATTTTAATTGCTAATCATCAACTATCACCTGAAGAACTAAATAATTAATTATGTAATTAATAGGTGCAT
Above is a window of Nostoc sp. UHCC 0702 DNA encoding:
- a CDS encoding cadmium resistance transporter, whose protein sequence is MNSWLFSTLIIGVSAAFATTFDDNLYLTAFFGKVNRHFRPKHIILGEFLGFTALVFASMPGFFGGLVIPEAWIGLLGLLPIAIGISHLLSREVEAESIQAVSVLSSTAPSHPRKKSLLATIRDPHTYRVSAVTIANGGNNIGIYVPLFASSNLPSLGVILCVCYATVGLWCFLSYNLTSNPLLAPVLTRYGRKVFPFVLIYLGLSILIKSGTFQLLPSFAMFFR